Genomic window (Paenibacillus sp. 37):
TGTTTCTTGATCAGGTTACACTCCAGAATGAGTGCTTCCATGTTACTGCCCGTCACGATATATTCAAAATCACGGATTTCGGAGACCAGTCGCTGAGTCTTTCCGTTATGACTACCGATAAAATAAGAGCGTACGCGGTTCTTCAGAACTTTAGCCTTACCTACATAGATAATCGTGCCTTCACTATTCTTCATCAGGTAACATCCAGACATATCTGGCAGCAAAGCGAGCTTGTGACGAATCTGCTCCAATGCCTTCTCCTGATCCTGCAAATCATTCATGAATTGGTCCATAATTCGGTGAATCCTCCTTCCCGAAAAAAGTATAAATAAAAGGTTACACTAAGCCATTCTGATTACAGTACCGTCTTCCAATCCGTTATTGGATTGTCTCTGAGTCACCTTTTTTTATAAGAAGAAACTAAAGATAATTCACACTGACACTACGATGACAGAACAACCTTCCAATCCCTGTTATCCCCAGATTTTTTTCATTCCCTTTTCTCAAGGGAAAAATCTGTTGATAAAGGGGAACGCTTCGCTTTTTCAGGTTTTTTCTGTCCTCTCCGTTACTGTGTAAATAATTAGTTCCAACTATATATCAGAGATGAATCCGGGATAAAGACGAGCACTTCGCTTCTCCAGATCGGTTCTGTACTCTACAATCAAGTGTGAAAAATATTTTTACTTTATATTGTCCTATATAAAGGTATTCGACGCAAAACGCCCCCGGCATGTAAACCGGAGGCGTATGTGTAAACCTGTAAATTATTGGTGTTTTGCGATAATTCCTTTGAGCGCATCTTTCGAATTCAGACCAACCACTTTATCTACCGGTTGACCGTCTTTGAAGAAGATCAAAGTTGGAATGCTCATTACGCCAAAGCGGGAAGCAGATTCCGGATTTTCATCCACGTTAACTTTAGCAATTTTCACTGCATCGCCAACTTCTGTGGACAGCTCTTCCAGGATTGGAGCGAGCATTTTACAAGGACCACACCAAGGCGCCCAGAAATCAACAAGAACCGTTCCTTCGCCTTCTACTTCAGCGTTGAAGGATTGATCGGATACGTTAACAATAGCCATGAAATTGTCCTCCTTATATATACTTACGGTTTTATTTTAACCTGTAACGTCGTGAACGACACTTCCAGTATAACACAGGTACGTCAAACTTGTGAATTGAACGCTGCAATGTTCATCTTCCCAACATCAAATCTTCACAATTACAGGATGTGGCATACCAACTTCAAAATCTTTACAAACGCTTTCTTTTCCAAGTATACTAAAATTACTCCGGGTTTCAGCCCCAATACGGGCAAGCTGTTTCCCCATAAGGAGGCAATAACATGGATGCAAATGTGCGGATCAGCGACCCGCGTGAACATGTGAACGAGGAACCCCGCAACGATCTATTTGATCTGATCGCGGGTGTTGCCGGCATGGCCGGCCTGATGACAGTGATCTTTTTCGGTATGGTTATCTTCAAATTCCTCACCGAATAGGACACTCACAGGTCTCACGCAGGACCAGAAAAGCCCGGTTTTCGCGACAATGCGAAAGCCAGGCTTTTTTTGGGACTACTTTAACTTTTGATTGCAATCAGCTCAGCTTCTAAATCGTAAGCTCCACCGATAAGAACCATTTCGTTCAATTAGCTCGGTTCAACGTTTGCCGCGCTGATTCTCACCCCGAACGGAGATGACATCCACAAATGGACGAATCCGGTCCATGAGACGCTGCCCTTTATTCATTTCCTCGCCGTCCCGATTGGTGAAACTAAGATGTTTCTCCAGCCCATCCAGATTGTAATTGGACGTATAGAACGTTGGTTTGCGATTCATCCGATAGTTCAGAATGGACCCCATCACATGATCTCGAACCCAAGGGTTCAGATTCTCTGCCCCGATATCATCAAAGATGAGCAGATCACAACTTTTCAAAATATCCGTCATTTCCTTCAGCTTCTGCCCTTCACTGATCATGGATTTCAGATCCTCCACAAAGTCAGGCATATAGATGATGACACCCGTATGGCCTGCAACCGCCAGTTCATGCAGCAGATAACACATCAGAAACGTCTTGCCTGTCCCGAATGTTCCTTCCAGAAACAGTCCTTGCGGAGATAATCCATTCTCCTTGGTCTCCCTAATATAACGAAGCACCTGATTCACTGCCGGAGCACGCATCCGATCCTTGCCCATAATCTCCACGTCGTTGTATCCGGCACTGAGTGCACGCTCGTCCACATAGAAACTGCGAATGCGTTGCTTAATGATATGTTCATTTTGCCGGGCGATATGTTTGGAACAAGGCGCTTTTATATCTATGATTTCGGGTTTACCGTTAAAATGTTCTACTTCCAGTTTGCAAAAGTGGCCCTGAAAATCGTTAGGACAGTTGTCGAGTCCCGGACAATTCGCACAGTTCTTAGAGTCTTTGGCGTACTGAAACAGCTTGCTCAGATCGGTCATGAGCTGTGCATCTTGCAGTTCAGGATGACCTGCGCGGAATTCGCGTACGTACGGATTTTCCATCAATTCCGCCGCAATCCGCCGCGATTGCTCACGAAAGGCAGGGTTCAGCTGCTGAAGCAGTCCTCCCAAGGATTCCATGGCTTCAAGCCCCCTTAATGTTTCAATATAGAATGAACAATTGAAGTGTACCCCTGACCATCTTGATGGCATAGGAACTTTCGATCATTTGCAATTCTACTGTTCATTCTATAGAAAAACAACCAATAACTCAACAGATACATCTGGTAAATAGCGTAACCCTTCCACCACCGTACGTAATGCCTAGTTTAGAGCACACTTGCAGTCCTGTACCTTTTAGTGTGTGTTCAAAAGTCTGTTTTTCGACTCTTTAAACAACTTTTATCAGCGGCGCAAGCCGACAGTAACGATCTCGCATGAACCTGTCTGTATGTTCCATTCCTTGCTGGCAAATGATAATGTCGACGCCTCTTCTATGTTGTGGGAATGAAGCATTTCGCCCTCTTCCTCCAGGATGTTGCTTTTGTACGCCGTTTCGAATGGCTGCGGAATCACTTGTGATGTTGCAAGCTTCAACGTGGCAGAGTCAGTGGTCATATTGAACCAGCGGAGCATCACATCACCGGAATCCTCATTTACCTTGAGCGAAGAAAATGCTAAACCGTCTCCTTGCCATGCAAACGGTGTGTTGCTAGGTGTCAGATAACCCGGGTGTACTTCAGTCTGTGCCAGCGTCCAAGGGACCTGGAACTGATACGCCTCAATATATGCGCCTGACGCTGCACCATTGCCATCATGCGGAATGATCTCGATTTTAAACGTATGTTCACCAAGACATTGTGCTTCAGGTGTCGGGAACAAACCCCAGTCTCCAAGTTCACCCACAGCACGAAGGAGCGTAACCGCAATAGTATTGCGCCCATCCTGAAGGACTTCATATTCATTCAGACCCAGATTGGCAACGACCAATCCGGCGTCCTTTTCACTCACATCCACAAAATTCTGTTGATGTTGTGTATTGCTTGGATTTTGCCACTCTGGTGCAGGCTTGTTATCACGTGTTGCAATTTCGAACATGGAATCCACATGATGAACAGCAGATACAAGATCCGTCGGGAAAAGAGCACGTACCCGATGATCCTTCGCCTGATTGTTGAAGGTTGTCTCCAATTGTACTCCTTTTCCACTACGACTAAGTGATATAACCGTACGGATCTGAAGTGGAATCATTTTAGTTGAACGCTGGGCTTTACGATGTGGATAATAAATCAGTTCCCGCTGTTCCTGATCCAGCATCTCATCCGCTGACTCCGGTATTTCCCAATGATGAATCACCTCGAACGAGGCCAAGTATGATGTATCCTCAAGGACCCGAATTTCGGCCTGAAGTGCTTGTGTTGTCAATGCAACTTCATTCTCTGGTTGCTTGAACATGTATTCATTACCGATATCACCCACATTTTCGTACACGCCAAGGTCCTTATAAGTCCGGCCTGTTCGTTTGTCTGTAATTGTGAATGAACCGTTGTCTGCAATCGTGACAATCATATGTTGATTTTCCATGCCACGTTCACCACGCAACAGCGTAGTCGTTTTCGACGGAGTACCACTCTTGGCATCATCCGCAAAGTTGACCAATGCATAGGTTTTCAGGCCAAATGCAGCTACATTCTCTGTTTCAAAACGAATACGAACGCGCCGACAGCTATACGGCTGACGGAAGCGGTCATCCGGCAGATCATAGCCAAATTGCAGACCCAGATCTTCCACCGTACATGGAATCTGCGTACCTTCTTCATCTACAAGGATACGACCTGACAGATCAACGGCGTTCATCTGCGCCGCCATCTCTTCCAGCGTGTATCCTTCCCGGAAATACAACCGAGCCGCATCCAGTTCCATCTGAACCACACCGCTTCGTTCCCACCCTGTTGTATTAAACACCACAACAGGCCGGGCATGCTCGCCATAGCGTGCAAAGATGGAGGTATCCACGGCTGTGGCAATCTGGTTGGTGCTGTCCTCAATTAATGCTTCTGCTACATGACGGCTCTTATCAAACCGTGTCACCATCTCACGGTGTACCTCATCCACACTGCATCCACAGATGCTGTCATGCGGGTGATTTTGCATCAGCGTTTTCCATGCATACGTCAGTTGATCATGTGGATAAACATGACCAAGCAGATAGGCAGAGGATGCCAGTGGTTCGGCCACTTTTTCCAGCATGGTCTGGCCCAGTTGGTTCATCTGTTTCAGATACACACGAGCCGAGGCCGTGTTCACCAGAGTTCCCCAGCCATCGGTACGCTGGCTGCGCAGCTCTCCTTTGACCGTGGACAGCTCATGTTCAGCCGATACTCTCAGGGCGGTCAGATAGTCCGGGAAGTTCGAGTGAACAAACTCGATATCGGGATATAATTGCTCAGCCATACGGATGGCTTCTGGCAGGTCTCGTTGAATCGGTTGGTGATCACATCCGTTCATGTACAACAACTCATTGGTCGATGCATATTTCTCAGCGTCTGCAAGCTTGGTTTCCCAGAACTTGCGAGCCGAAGCCTCGTCTACCGGAACCTCATTCCCGTTGGAGTACCAGTTAGCAAACAATACGCCGAGCACTTTCGATCCGTCTGGTCCTTCCCACATCAGCTCCGAGAAGCTTGATTCATATCCGGCATCCGAAACCGTATTATTAAATCCCGTAGGCTTCACACCACGTCCAAAGAACACATTATCAATGCCCGATTGCTGCATCAGCTGCGGAGTCTGCCCGACCAATCCGAATGTATCGGGAAAGTAACCAATTTTCGAAGGTGTACCGTAACGTTTGGCATCCTTATGTCCAACCTGCATGTTGCGCACATTGGCTTCTCCACTCGTCAGAAACGCATCCTGCAAAATGTACCATGGTCCAATCACAATTCGCCCATTGCGAATATGTTTCTCCAGTCGTTCCTTCTGCTCCGGTCGAACCTGAAGATAATCCTCGATGATAATCGTTTGTCCATCCAAATAAAAGCTTTTATAGTCCGATCCCTCATCAAGCTGATCCAATAGTGAATCCACGAGCTGAATGAGCCGCATATGATGCTTCTCATACGGCAAGTACCATTCCCGATCCCAGTGGGTATGCGAAATAATATGTGCTCTCTTCTTCTTAGTCATCGTGTGATCCCACCTCTTTCATCTTGTTGTACAATCTCAACCTCATCAGGGCGATACACCGCAGTCAGCTTTCCGGAAACATCTGTCGCAAACAGCACCGAACGATTTTTCTCCAATTGGAACGAGTACGATACACCTGTACGTTGATCTCTCACATGAACTTCATGGTTCAAGGCAAACTCCGATACAAATACATACAGATTCCCTTTTGGAAAACTCAGCTTCCGGCCGTAGATCCCTGCGATATCTCCGCCAGATATCCATTTCAACTCCTGTTCGATGCCCGAAATCTCGGTTGCATAACGATACAATTCAGCAAGTGGCTCATCCCGTCCGTTTAACTCGATCGGCAGTGGAGTCCAGATTAATTTCCCTTTGCCCAAAGGCAGAACGTGTACTTCATCTGCTGTACCATTATCCCCATGAAGCAAAGTCTCCTTTGCCACCTCGGCGATCCGACGCCGTCCATAGGTCACCCGGTGATTCACGCCATTAATATTCAGCAGCTCTTCCCGCTGCACGTTACCCAGACTGCGTTTGCCGACGATATGATCTGCCCGGTCAGTTGCCTTCCAGTACGCATCCAGTCCCAGCGGCCCTGTAATGAGCAGGCTCGTGCCTTCCTTCTCCGCAAACGTGAGCAATTGATGCAGTGCATCGCTGTCCATATTGTGCGGACTCGGTAGGATAATCAGTTTCGGTGGTTGCTGCTCCAACGCTTCCAAATGATATTCGGATAACGCACGGAATGGCAATTTCAGATCATAGGACATCACACGAGTTAGCTTTGTTGTGGCATCATAGGCGAGGGCACGGTTGGAAAAGTCATTGGAATAAGGGAACACCACTGCAATATCTTCCAGCTCACGGTCTTCAAAGAGATCACGAATGCCATGCATGAATCGGCCAAAATCATAAGACACATCCGCCTCTGGTTTCTCCGTACCATCTGCACGAAGGGCTCCGATATGGGACTCATTGGCATTATCCATATAAAAGTTGGTGTTCCAGATCCATTGCACGGCGCCTGCGCCGCCTGTCGAGAAAGCATAAGCGTACTTTCGTTCGAGAATGCCACGAAGCTCTTCTTCCGTACGTTTGGCTCGACCATCCGGGGTTTCCACATACATGATGCCCGTCTCCTGGATGAGATTTGGCTTATGTGGCGTTTTAGCGAAAATGCCATCCCAGATCAGATCATCATTCAACCACCAGGAATGCACGGTTGTATAATCCACTTCTCGTTCATAGAAGAATGGCGAAGGACGCTGTGCACCAAGGGCTTCGTCCTGTCCCACCGTGACCAGATGATCCGGTACCAGATCCTTGATTGTACCTACAAGCTCTCTTGCCCAAACATTGTGCATTTCCATGGAGAAAAGACAGTAATCGAGCCAGCGTGTTCCTTTTTTGGCCTTGTGCATGTCCTGTACATCAAAGTTAATCTCTTCTGCCTCCGGGATCACCGCTGCTGCAAAATTGGGGAGCTGCTTCGGTGACATGTTCCATGCCTCCTGCAACGCTTCACTCGTCTGATGCCGCTGCTGAAGCCACTCGACAAAGGCTTGCTGTTCATATGAATCCCTCGCCGAGCGTGGACCAGCTGAGAAGATGCGCACCGGATCAAACATGGATGGCTCATTAATCAGATCCCAGTCCACATGGGTTGTATGCGTGTGACGACTGACGATGCTGCGGATGAAACGTTTCTGAGCCTCGACACTCTGAGGGTCCAAATACGGATTCGTTCCTTCCCATGTCTCCGGTGTAAAGGAGAAGAAGGTAAACGTGACCTGTAAGCCATGCCGTTTCGCCGTTAAAATAAATGCATCAATGGCACGAAGCACATCCTCTGCCATATGTCCGTCCACCTGCATCATGTTGCGATAGGCGGTCCAGATTCCCGTCCGAATCCAGTTAATACCGGCTTTTGCCATCTGAGCCATGTCTCGATCCCAGACATCCGCATTGGGCAGAAATAAAAATTTCCGTGCCACATCGGAGGTCATGTAGGTCATGCCTACAACAGGGAGAGGACGTCCGTCTTTTACAAAATAGTCCCTGCTGCGGGTAATCACTTCCCCTTCTGCCAGCAATGCTGCATCTTGTCCCCAGAAGCCCTGACGCAAGGTCCGATCTTCCCCGTCAGGTGCCTGCGCGTGGCATACGATCCGATACAGCCCACTTTCAATGGAAACCGGGAGAAGTATACGTTCGAAACGCTGCTCACCGGAAAGTTCCATCTCCAGTTGATGGCTCCATACCTTCTCCGTCGTTCCACTTATGCGATCCTCATGCTCGACCGTTATGTCAAACGTCCACAGCTCGGACTCGGTAAGTCTATTGCCTGCACGCTGTAAAATCTGGCCTTGAAGTGTGAGTACAGCCCGTTCATCTGGCTCATACGAAGCATAATTCGTTTTCAGGGATAACTCAGTTACACCTTGCGCACAGAATTGCGCCCACTTCACAATCTCGTCAGCGCCATCCTGCGTCCAGAATGAGGTGGTCAGCGGCAGGTGCACAAATATCCATCGTGAACCAACGAAAGTCCCGCGCGAGTTTTCCCACAGAACGACCGGAGCGGCGATGCTACGTCCATCCTTGCTCATGCCACGAAGTAATGGATAAATCTGCGTACTCATGGGACCGGATGAACCCATCTGGTGGGGCAGATCACTTGTTTTGGTTGTATGTGGAACCAGATTCCATGTATCTGCCTTCTCG
Coding sequences:
- the dnaI gene encoding primosomal protein DnaI, coding for MESLGGLLQQLNPAFREQSRRIAAELMENPYVREFRAGHPELQDAQLMTDLSKLFQYAKDSKNCANCPGLDNCPNDFQGHFCKLEVEHFNGKPEIIDIKAPCSKHIARQNEHIIKQRIRSFYVDERALSAGYNDVEIMGKDRMRAPAVNQVLRYIRETKENGLSPQGLFLEGTFGTGKTFLMCYLLHELAVAGHTGVIIYMPDFVEDLKSMISEGQKLKEMTDILKSCDLLIFDDIGAENLNPWVRDHVMGSILNYRMNRKPTFYTSNYNLDGLEKHLSFTNRDGEEMNKGQRLMDRIRPFVDVISVRGENQRGKR
- a CDS encoding alpha-mannosidase, translating into MTKKKRAHIISHTHWDREWYLPYEKHHMRLIQLVDSLLDQLDEGSDYKSFYLDGQTIIIEDYLQVRPEQKERLEKHIRNGRIVIGPWYILQDAFLTSGEANVRNMQVGHKDAKRYGTPSKIGYFPDTFGLVGQTPQLMQQSGIDNVFFGRGVKPTGFNNTVSDAGYESSFSELMWEGPDGSKVLGVLFANWYSNGNEVPVDEASARKFWETKLADAEKYASTNELLYMNGCDHQPIQRDLPEAIRMAEQLYPDIEFVHSNFPDYLTALRVSAEHELSTVKGELRSQRTDGWGTLVNTASARVYLKQMNQLGQTMLEKVAEPLASSAYLLGHVYPHDQLTYAWKTLMQNHPHDSICGCSVDEVHREMVTRFDKSRHVAEALIEDSTNQIATAVDTSIFARYGEHARPVVVFNTTGWERSGVVQMELDAARLYFREGYTLEEMAAQMNAVDLSGRILVDEEGTQIPCTVEDLGLQFGYDLPDDRFRQPYSCRRVRIRFETENVAAFGLKTYALVNFADDAKSGTPSKTTTLLRGERGMENQHMIVTIADNGSFTITDKRTGRTYKDLGVYENVGDIGNEYMFKQPENEVALTTQALQAEIRVLEDTSYLASFEVIHHWEIPESADEMLDQEQRELIYYPHRKAQRSTKMIPLQIRTVISLSRSGKGVQLETTFNNQAKDHRVRALFPTDLVSAVHHVDSMFEIATRDNKPAPEWQNPSNTQHQQNFVDVSEKDAGLVVANLGLNEYEVLQDGRNTIAVTLLRAVGELGDWGLFPTPEAQCLGEHTFKIEIIPHDGNGAASGAYIEAYQFQVPWTLAQTEVHPGYLTPSNTPFAWQGDGLAFSSLKVNEDSGDVMLRWFNMTTDSATLKLATSQVIPQPFETAYKSNILEEEGEMLHSHNIEEASTLSFASKEWNIQTGSCEIVTVGLRR
- the trxA gene encoding thioredoxin, which translates into the protein MAIVNVSDQSFNAEVEGEGTVLVDFWAPWCGPCKMLAPILEELSTEVGDAVKIAKVNVDENPESASRFGVMSIPTLIFFKDGQPVDKVVGLNSKDALKGIIAKHQ
- a CDS encoding beta-galactosidase, which translates into the protein MSIQPNDKKLIIFADPAFPMEGAFPTEQALNTWKAVEEITVVNADELAEALKATAGEGCLVNLHAPYFPKSAWTEIAAYLHQGGSLISMGGAPFKRPVRYENGAWVVESEQTAYHQELYIHEALNVSSANVQSYTSSEQIPLLTGKEGLFEKADTWNLVPHTTKTSDLPHQMGSSGPMSTQIYPLLRGMSKDGRSIAAPVVLWENSRGTFVGSRWIFVHLPLTTSFWTQDGADEIVKWAQFCAQGVTELSLKTNYASYEPDERAVLTLQGQILQRAGNRLTESELWTFDITVEHEDRISGTTEKVWSHQLEMELSGEQRFERILLPVSIESGLYRIVCHAQAPDGEDRTLRQGFWGQDAALLAEGEVITRSRDYFVKDGRPLPVVGMTYMTSDVARKFLFLPNADVWDRDMAQMAKAGINWIRTGIWTAYRNMMQVDGHMAEDVLRAIDAFILTAKRHGLQVTFTFFSFTPETWEGTNPYLDPQSVEAQKRFIRSIVSRHTHTTHVDWDLINEPSMFDPVRIFSAGPRSARDSYEQQAFVEWLQQRHQTSEALQEAWNMSPKQLPNFAAAVIPEAEEINFDVQDMHKAKKGTRWLDYCLFSMEMHNVWARELVGTIKDLVPDHLVTVGQDEALGAQRPSPFFYEREVDYTTVHSWWLNDDLIWDGIFAKTPHKPNLIQETGIMYVETPDGRAKRTEEELRGILERKYAYAFSTGGAGAVQWIWNTNFYMDNANESHIGALRADGTEKPEADVSYDFGRFMHGIRDLFEDRELEDIAVVFPYSNDFSNRALAYDATTKLTRVMSYDLKLPFRALSEYHLEALEQQPPKLIILPSPHNMDSDALHQLLTFAEKEGTSLLITGPLGLDAYWKATDRADHIVGKRSLGNVQREELLNINGVNHRVTYGRRRIAEVAKETLLHGDNGTADEVHVLPLGKGKLIWTPLPIELNGRDEPLAELYRYATEISGIEQELKWISGGDIAGIYGRKLSFPKGNLYVFVSEFALNHEVHVRDQRTGVSYSFQLEKNRSVLFATDVSGKLTAVYRPDEVEIVQQDERGGITR